The following proteins come from a genomic window of Populus nigra chromosome 6, ddPopNigr1.1, whole genome shotgun sequence:
- the LOC133695874 gene encoding eukaryotic translation initiation factor 3 subunit F-like yields the protein MAAIEQQTVLQFAPSSSSTLSAKVHPLVIFNICDCYVRRPDQAERVIGTLLGSVLPDGTVDIRNSYAVPHNESSEQVALDIDYHHNLLLSHQKVNPKEVIVGWYSTGLGVTGGSALIHDFYSREVPNPIHLTVDTGFSNGEGTIKAYVSVNLSLGDRPLAAQFQEVPLDLRMVEAERIGFDVLKTTMVDKIPSDLEGMEISMQRLLALIDDVYKYVDDVVEGHTAPDNNIGRFISDTVASLPKLSPPVFDKLVNDNVQDHLLLLYLSSITRTQLSLAEKLNTAAQIL from the exons ATGGCGGCGATCGAGCAGCAAACAGTCCTTCAATTCgcaccatcatcttcatcgacccTCTCCGCGAAGGTTCACCCTCTTGTCATCTTCAACATCTGCGATTGCTACGTTAGGCGGCCTGACCAAGCTGAGCGCGTCATTGGCACTCTCCTTGGCTCCGTCTTGCCCGATGGCACCGTTGATATCCGCAACTCTTATGCCGTCCCTCATAATGAATCCTCCGAACAG GTGGCTTTGGATATCGATTACCATCATAACTTGCTGCTGTCTCATCAAAAAGTGAATCCTAAGGAAGTTATTGTTGGATG GTATTCAACTGGGTTAGGAGTTACTGGCGGTAGTGCTTTGATTCATGATTTCTATTCCAGAGAAGTCCCGAACCCTATTCATCTGACGGTGGATACAGGATTCAGTAATGGGGAGGGTACCATAAAGGCTTATGTTTCTGTGAATCTGTCTCTTGGAGACCGTCCGCTTGCGGCACAATTTCAAGAAGTTCCTCTTGATCTTCGAATGGTTGAAGCTGAGCGCATTGGAT TTGATGTTTTGAAGACTACAATGGTTGACAAAATTCCAAGTGATTTGGAAGGGATGGAAATCTCCATGCAACGGCTACTAGCTCTAATTGATGATGTGTACAAATATGTTGATGATGTGGTG GAAGGGCACACCGCACCAGATAATAACATAGGACGTTTTATATCAGACACAGTCGCCTCCCTTCCCAAACTTTCACCACCAGTGTTTGATAAGCTTGTAAATGACAATGTGCAG GACCATTTACTCTTGCTGTATCTGTCAAGCATCACTAGGACACAGCTCAGCTTAGCAGAGAAGTTGAATACAGCTGCTCAGATCCTCTGA